The DNA segment ACGTCGGGATCAATCCGAACTACCGGCTCGCGCCGGACGCGACGATGGCGGAGATGGTCGCCGACGTGCGGGCGGGGATCGACTGGTGTCACGAACACGCCGAGTCACTGGGCGTCGATCCCGACAGAATCGCTGTCGCTGGCCACTCCGCCGGTGCACACCTAGCCGCGCTGGCCGCGCTCGCTGCCCCCGAGTTTACCGGCGACGACAGTGCCCCGCCGATCGCAGCGCTGATCGCGTTCAGCGGCGTCTACGACGTTCGTGCGGAGAAGTACGCGCCGCTGGTCGGCGACCGGCCGGACGCCGCGGCGCGGTCGTCCCCGATCACGTGGGTCGACGGTGGCGCGCCACCGACGTTTCTGGGCCACGCCGTCGACGACGAGACCGTACCGATCGACGAGACTGACGCCTTCTACGAGGAACTGCTCTCTGCCGGCATCCCGGCCGATCGATTCCGGGCCGATGGTGGCGGACACACGTTCCTGTACGACGATATGGGCTGGTACGAAGAGACGACCGAACGGCTCGCGGACTTTCTCGATCGGCACCTCTAGCGGAGGGGCAGCGACAGATCACCGACGCGTGACTCGCTCGGTCTCGAGGACGTTCGTCCGCTCGTCGACGGTCACCCGTAGCGTCTCTTCGTCGAGCGTGATCGGAACGGTCACGCGCAGTGGCTCCTCGCTTTGCAGGACGGCGTCGCTGTCGTCGATACAGCAGTTGAACTCCCAGAATGGGCGGTCGTCGGCGTGCTCGCCGTGATCGTGCAGGAACGCGACGACCGCCGGATCCGCGAGCAGCCGGACGCCGATCGTCGTGCCGATGGTCACCTGACAGCTCTGACAGACGCTCACGGCCGGATACCGAAGGTGCCAGTCCGGGTCGACCTCGACGGTCGTTTCGGTGCGTCCGCCGCAGTGCGGGCAGATTCCCTCGCGGGCGAGCGTGAAATCGCGCCAGGTCTGCTTGCTGTAGGCGGCGAAGAACTCGGCCGGATCCCGTTCGAGGCGACCCCGTGGCGGGAAGTAGCCGATGTTCACCAGCACCGGGCAGTCCGGGCACCCGATGACGACCCGTCCGTCCGAATACGAGGCGTGCAGTTGCGTATCACAGGACGGACAGTCCGCCTCGACGTCGATGTCGACGTCCGGCGGGGACTCACCGAACCGCTCGTCGAAGACGACGTCGAGCGCTGACGTGCCGGGCGTGCGCAGGCGATACTGGCCGTCAGTCTTCTCGACGAACCGATCGAGGAGTTCGTCGAGGTGGTAGTTGAAGTGGCCGCTGTCGGAGAATCCGGCGGCCGACTGGAGTTCGGCGAACGACAGCGGCCCGGACTGCCACAGCGCCAGCAGGATCCCGATTCGGTTCTCGTCGGCGAGCGACCCGAACGCGGACGCGGCCTGCGCGACGTTGACGTCAGTGTCCCGATCGACAGCCCTGTCGGTCATCGATAGGCCAGTTTCGCCGTCCGGATAGTTAGTTCCACGGATATTCGGTGTACGACTATTCACCGACCGCGACGAGCGGGCAGTCGACCCGCGATGACAGACGGCATTGAGGGCCTTGTACCGCTCGCTCGTCGCCGCGGCTACCGTCAGGTAACCGAGCACGCGGGGACAGCGGTACACGACGGTAACCGAACAGAAATAGCCTTCAGGAGAGGTTTTTGCCCATCCAGCATAGACGCTGGGGTAGCAATGCACCATCCAGGGCCACCGCGGTTCACGACGGTCGGAACAGCCGTCGAACTCGCCCCGCGAAACCCGGCAGCGGAGATCGAACCCGCGATCGAGTGGTCGATCGTCGACGCACCGGACGACAGCGACGCGTCGCTCGGCTCGGACGCGGTCGAACACATCACGCCCGACGCGCCGGGTCAGTACCGACTCCGGATGACGGCCCCGGACGGGCCACACGAGTTGACCGTTCGAGCCTATCCGGACGTCAGTCGGCCGGTCCGCTTCGCTGTCGAGGCTGGGGAACTCCCCGAGGCCGAAGACGTCTGGATTTCGGCTCCGTTCAACGAGCACATCCTCGGTCGCGACCGCGCTCGATACGAAGACGGCCAGTACGTCTTCGAGACGGAACTGCCGCCGGGGCGACGCTCGGCAGCGTTCGTCCCCGATGAGGACTACCACTCGGCTGCCAGGGACACCGTCGACATCGAGGGACCGGAACGCCCGCGGATCGAACTCGACGCGACTGTCGAAAGCGGGACGGTCGTCTTCGAAGCCGTGCCACGCGCTGGCCCGACGACCGACGAGCGATCCGGGGACCTCGACGTGGAGTTCTTCCTCGACGACCGGGACACCCTGGAGGGATCGCTGGCGATCGACGGGACGACCGCACGCTGTGAGCTGGCGGCCATCGAGGACTCGATCCGCGTTCACGCTGTCGCGGTCGGAGCGCGCCACTCGATCGCCGACACGGTAACGGTCTCGACGGACGGGGACGTCTCCTATCCGAACGAACCGCCCGCCTGGACGGACGACGCGACGATGTACGAGATCTTCACGCGATCGTTCACGGGCCAGGCCGACGCCAGTTTTCAGGCGCTCGAACGGCGCGTGCCCTACCTCGAGTGGCTCGGGATCGACACGCTGTGGCTGACGCCGATTCTCGAGTCCTACGCGCCACAACGGGACGACGACGGCTACGAGCGCGGCGGTCCCCACGGCTATCACACGCTCGATTACTTCCGGACGGCGCCCGATCTCGGCACGCGCGAGGAGTTCGAATCGTTCGTCGAGACCTGCCACGACCACGGGGTCCGGGTCGTCTTCGATCTCGTCGTCAACCACACGTCGAAACACCACCGGAACTTCCAGCTGGCCTCGGCGGGCGTCGAGGACTACGAGCAGTGGTATCGCTTCGACGACGACGGTAACGCCGAAAACTACTTCGCCTGGAATTCGATTCCGAACCTGAACTACGACTCGCTGGCCGTCCGCGAGCATATCCTGTCGGTCGTCGATGAGTGGGCGCCGGTCGTCGACGGGTTCCGGTGTGACGTCGCCTGGGGCGTCCCCCACGGCTTCTGGCAGGAAGTGCGGGACCGCGTGACGGCCGAAGACAGCGAGTTCCTGTTGCTCGACGAGACCATCCCCCGTGATCCGCTGGCCCACGAGAACGCCTTCGAC comes from the Halapricum desulfuricans genome and includes:
- a CDS encoding alpha/beta hydrolase, which encodes MNPNGSVHVDISRSDVLVCHKYSIPVSQSVFSDELNGSDMASRVIVERDVLFREFEDRTLRLDTYRPAETDSNPAIVYVHGGAWRAGSKGQFSRYAVEFADRGYVGINPNYRLAPDATMAEMVADVRAGIDWCHEHAESLGVDPDRIAVAGHSAGAHLAALAALAAPEFTGDDSAPPIAALIAFSGVYDVRAEKYAPLVGDRPDAAARSSPITWVDGGAPPTFLGHAVDDETVPIDETDAFYEELLSAGIPADRFRADGGGHTFLYDDMGWYEETTERLADFLDRHL
- a CDS encoding ArsR/SmtB family transcription factor, which encodes MTDRAVDRDTDVNVAQAASAFGSLADENRIGILLALWQSGPLSFAELQSAAGFSDSGHFNYHLDELLDRFVEKTDGQYRLRTPGTSALDVVFDERFGESPPDVDIDVEADCPSCDTQLHASYSDGRVVIGCPDCPVLVNIGYFPPRGRLERDPAEFFAAYSKQTWRDFTLAREGICPHCGGRTETTVEVDPDWHLRYPAVSVCQSCQVTIGTTIGVRLLADPAVVAFLHDHGEHADDRPFWEFNCCIDDSDAVLQSEEPLRVTVPITLDEETLRVTVDERTNVLETERVTRR
- a CDS encoding alpha-amylase family glycosyl hydrolase, whose product is MHHPGPPRFTTVGTAVELAPRNPAAEIEPAIEWSIVDAPDDSDASLGSDAVEHITPDAPGQYRLRMTAPDGPHELTVRAYPDVSRPVRFAVEAGELPEAEDVWISAPFNEHILGRDRARYEDGQYVFETELPPGRRSAAFVPDEDYHSAARDTVDIEGPERPRIELDATVESGTVVFEAVPRAGPTTDERSGDLDVEFFLDDRDTLEGSLAIDGTTARCELAAIEDSIRVHAVAVGARHSIADTVTVSTDGDVSYPNEPPAWTDDATMYEIFTRSFTGQADASFQALERRVPYLEWLGIDTLWLTPILESYAPQRDDDGYERGGPHGYHTLDYFRTAPDLGTREEFESFVETCHDHGVRVVFDLVVNHTSKHHRNFQLASAGVEDYEQWYRFDDDGNAENYFAWNSIPNLNYDSLAVREHILSVVDEWAPVVDGFRCDVAWGVPHGFWQEVRDRVTAEDSEFLLLDETIPRDPLAHENAFDLHYDTTLYGRLLEIGRGDRPAESLLEAVRAEQREGFPPRSMQLRYIENHDEDRYLAEHGRDAQRAAAAATLTLPGMPMVYYGQETGMTHFRKPMEWDGDDELTRFHRRLIQTRNEHGVLRRGDLEDVAFESETDRAVAFAREYQGRRVVVLLHFGNGAASVSVRESLAATDLVTGDAIDVARAGGETTVSVATVAVLEVVGE